A single window of Gaiellales bacterium DNA harbors:
- a CDS encoding dienelactone hydrolase family protein, translating to MTEVVLYHHVQGLTEGVRSFADELRAAGHVVHTPDLFDGKTFDTLEEGLAFAEEAGFGTLVERGVAAAAEIRREVVYAGFSFGVMAAQRLAQTRAGARGALLMYSCLPVSEFGEAWPHDVPVQVHGKEGDEFFLEDIAAARALVDSSPLAELFLYPGSEHLFADSSLPAYDAAAAALLTERVGRFLDMLPDGRTQASR from the coding sequence ATGACCGAGGTTGTGCTCTACCACCACGTCCAGGGACTGACAGAGGGTGTGCGCTCCTTCGCCGACGAGCTGCGGGCGGCGGGGCACGTCGTGCACACGCCTGACCTGTTCGACGGGAAGACGTTCGACACGCTGGAAGAGGGTCTCGCGTTTGCCGAGGAAGCGGGGTTCGGCACGCTCGTGGAACGCGGCGTGGCAGCCGCCGCCGAGATCCGCCGGGAGGTCGTCTACGCGGGATTCTCGTTCGGCGTGATGGCCGCACAGCGGCTCGCCCAGACGCGTGCCGGCGCCCGGGGTGCGCTGCTCATGTATTCCTGCCTCCCGGTCTCCGAGTTCGGCGAGGCCTGGCCGCACGATGTGCCCGTGCAGGTGCACGGGAAGGAGGGCGACGAGTTCTTCCTCGAGGACATTGCGGCGGCGCGTGCACTCGTTGACTCGAGCCCCCTCGCCGAGCTGTTCCTCTACCCCGGTTCTGAGCATCTGTTCGCCGACTCCTCACTGCCCGCCTACGATGCCGCGGCCGCGGCGCTGCTCACGGAACGGGTGGGGCGGTTCCTCGACATGCTTCCCGACGGCCGGACGCAGGCGAGCCGGTGA
- a CDS encoding winged helix-turn-helix domain-containing protein translates to MVASPSPPDYDLADRIALTKPSQVKAIGHPVRTAILGLLHERAATVNELAVALRRPKSTVAHHVKVLNQEGLLRVVRTRRVRAIEERFYGRTARMFYVAVERTTDGDEMPRDFNDFEVAAGESAAAFRSGRLWGFIRHARITEQQASAFWERMAELVEEFDRLPRNGDTMYGFAVGVYPTDYPTLPSGDAAPRLPG, encoded by the coding sequence ATGGTAGCCAGTCCGAGCCCGCCCGACTACGACCTCGCCGACCGCATCGCGCTGACGAAACCGTCCCAGGTGAAGGCGATCGGCCATCCCGTTCGCACGGCCATCCTCGGCCTCCTGCACGAGCGGGCCGCGACGGTGAACGAGCTGGCAGTCGCGCTCCGCCGCCCGAAGAGCACCGTCGCGCATCACGTCAAGGTACTGAACCAGGAGGGGCTGCTGCGGGTGGTGCGGACCCGCCGCGTCCGGGCGATCGAGGAGCGGTTCTACGGGCGGACGGCGCGGATGTTCTACGTCGCCGTCGAGCGCACCACAGACGGCGACGAGATGCCTCGCGACTTCAACGACTTCGAGGTGGCCGCCGGCGAGTCGGCGGCCGCGTTCCGAAGCGGCAGGCTCTGGGGCTTCATCCGGCACGCGCGGATCACCGAGCAGCAGGCCTCGGCGTTCTGGGAGCGGATGGCGGAGCTGGTGGAAGAGTTCGACCGGCTTCCGCGCAACGGCGACACCATGTACGGATTCGCCGTTGGCGTGTATCCCACCGACTATCCGACCCTGCCCAGCGGCGACGCCGCGCCACGGCTACCGGGGTAG